GGTTCATCTCGGCTTCCAGCTGTCGCAGGGCTAAGATGATGACAAAGGATTTCTCAATGGCGTTGACACCCGCGGTGGCCTCTGACACATGGCGCGGCACGCCGGAAATCATCACCTTGAACCACAGTACTCCGAGCTGACCCGTCAAGATGTTCAGGCCAAGCGGTTCGGGAATGAGAACGGCCTGGGCGTCATAACCCGCGTTGAGACAGGCTAAGGCGCCGTTGCCGCTGCACTCCTCCTCGATGACAGCCTCGATGGTCACCGGGGCCTTGAGCCCGAAGCCTGATTTTTCCACGGCCTGAAGCGCGTAGGTCATGGCAGCCACGCCGGACTTCATGTCGCCGGCACCCCGTCCATGAAGCCAGCCGTCCTTTATGAAAGGATCAAAGGGCTCAGAGTTCCATAATCTCAAAGGTTCCGGGCTAACCACATCCAGGTGTCCGTTGAAAAGGACGCTCCGGCCGCCCTGGCCGTTTGCGGGGCGAACCGCAACGACATTATAGCGGTCTTCATAACTCCAGGGCGTGGAGGCAAACCCGGGATGTTTGGCCAGATCATCAGGGTTGATCGGTATTTTGACAGGGTCCAGCGCTAGCCTGGTGAGTTCGTTCTCCATGACTTCAAGCGCGGATTTTTCATTCCCCAGGGTGCTTGCTTCAGCCACCAGCCGGGATGTAAAATCGAGTATTTCGTCGTTCAGACCGTCAACCTCATCCATGATTCGTTTTTCCCTGATATCCATCCTCATTCCCCGGGCGCGAGCATATTATTTAAGATCGCGCCAATCTTGATTTTTCCGATAATAAAGCACAGAAAGGTAGATATAACAATTCAAAAAGTCTGCCACGGAATCTACCTTATCTTTATTTCTGATGCTCGCTATCTATTTCCTAGACTGGTTTCCTGTAAATAATGGTAATAATTCAAATGGACTTTCCGTTATTTTTGAAACGACTTGTTATTGTGAGAAGCTTTAGCGACGAAGCTATTTTAACCCTTTCAATCGGAACGTATTTTTACCACTCTCTCTAAGAAAGGGCTCAGTCGGTTTTCTGAAGTGGCTGTTTGCCTGACGCCGGTTCAGCCTTGTAGGTCAGGGTGGCCTGCGAAGCGGGTCTCCCTGACAACATTAACTGGTCACACAATAGAGATTTCAGGGTGTATTTTTGTAAAATATTTTACCTTGATCGAAAATCCCCCTTACCCCCCTTTAGTAAAGGGGGGAACAAAGGAAAAAATATTTCTCACCGGAGACCGCGCCACAGGCAGTAAGAAAACTCCCCCTTTTTTAAAGGGGGATTGAGGGTGTTTTTTTCTTCTGCCTTATAAATCGTCTTAGTCACTCCTTTAGTAGCTATTGGCAAAAGAGCTTTTGGAAAAATTAGCTGAGCTTGTTAAGAGCAAAAGCCAATGGCTCGCAATGACAAGCTACAAGATATTTTAATCATCTAATTTTGGGACATAACACTGGAGGTTCTTTATGGTAACCAGGAAATATTCAGGAGTTCTATGTTAAGGCTGGCTGGCTTGTTATTTTCTGATGTCGAATAGTTTGTCTTTTGGACATGATTTTGGTAAGCTGATTCATTCTGAGCCGATTTTTTCATATCCATCGGTAGTTTTACATGATGCAGAAACAAGAGAGCTGTTGAGATATGACAGGGGTTGAGAAATCCAACGGTGGCAACGGTTGGAAAATAATGCTGGCGGTCGTCTTTCTATTGCTCCTGGGTGCGGCTGCGGGCGCTTACTGGCATTTCTTCATGCGCGGCATCGTCTCTATCAATGACGCCCGTTTTGACGGCGAGCTGCTTGATTTGGCGCCGCAAATAGGCGGTATTCTCACCGAAGTCCGTGTCAGGGAAGGTGACCATGTGCGTCAGGGCCAGGTATTATTTGTGCTGGACAAGAGATCGCTCAAAGCTGCTATGGTCGGGGCTGAGGCGGCGGTCAATTCTGCAGCCGCCGCGCTGGCCGTTGCTGAGGCCCAGTATAAAAAAGGCGTCCACGGACCGCGCCGCCTAGAGATTGGCATTGCCGAAACGGCGAAGCAGCAGGCCGAAGTGGCAACCAGGCTGGCTGCGGCGGAATGGACCCGTGTCAGGGCCCTCCATGACGGACGCGTCATGACCGCATCGAATAAAGACAAGATACGAACGGCGTGGGAAGCGGCAAAGCATGTTGAGAAAGAGGCACGGCTTCGTCTGAAACTGCTCCGGGAGGGAACACGCGCCGAAGACCTCGCCGCGGCCAGGGCTAACATTGAATTGAGGAAGGCGCAGCTGGCTTCGGCTAACGCCGCCTTACGCCTGGCCCAGATCAATCTTGACCGGGCCGAGGTGTGCGCCACCTTTGATGGTGTCGTGGTCCGACGATGGCAGAACACAGGCG
The Deltaproteobacteria bacterium DNA segment above includes these coding regions:
- a CDS encoding ArgE/DapE family deacylase; this translates as MDIREKRIMDEVDGLNDEILDFTSRLVAEASTLGNEKSALEVMENELTRLALDPVKIPINPDDLAKHPGFASTPWSYEDRYNVVAVRPANGQGGRSVLFNGHLDVVSPEPLRLWNSEPFDPFIKDGWLHGRGAGDMKSGVAAMTYALQAVEKSGFGLKAPVTIEAVIEEECSGNGALACLNAGYDAQAVLIPEPLGLNILTGQLGVLWFKVMISGVPRHVSEATAGVNAIEKSFVIILALRQLEAEMNQEKHPAYQNIAHPINLNVGIIKSGDWPSTVPAEAEFHCRLSYYPGATFDQIQARIIQVIEQAAQDDPWLAENRPFIVFYGFRSDGHTVDRNLPAFQVLNDCHKALTGQNAMEYISTATTDLRAFHFFGQGDATCYGPIAENIHAANERVNTKSVIQTAKVYALFLARWCRLAE
- a CDS encoding HlyD family secretion protein, encoding MTGVEKSNGGNGWKIMLAVVFLLLLGAAAGAYWHFFMRGIVSINDARFDGELLDLAPQIGGILTEVRVREGDHVRQGQVLFVLDKRSLKAAMVGAEAAVNSAAAALAVAEAQYKKGVHGPRRLEIGIAETAKQQAEVATRLAAAEWTRVRALHDGRVMTASNKDKIRTAWEAAKHVEKEARLRLKLLREGTRAEDLAAARANIELRKAQLASANAALRLAQINLDRAEVCATFDGVVVRRWQNTGAIVSAGRPILTILNPSSLHVAANIEEKYLSEIAVGDRVDISVDAYPHLNLTGRVEKILRATNSRFSLIPAEGVSGTYIKVAQRVPIRIAVESCPDLSLGPGLSVEIRIHTSRDRVSSGAVAADHE